Below is a window of Acidobacteriota bacterium DNA.
CCTGGCCGCGCCCATGGTCCTCGCCAGCACCGGGTACGGGATGTCGCGCAACTACGCCACCGAGTTGGCCTACCTTCTGGGCGCCAACCAGGTCGCCATGCCGCACCGGTATTTCTGGGGCGCCCCCATGCCCGGGACGCCGGACTGGCAGTACCTGACCATCGCCCAGGCGGCGGCGGACGACCACCGGGTCGTGACCCTCCTGCGGGACATCTACCGGGGGAAGTGGGTCAACACGGGCGGCAGCAAGGGCGGGATGACTGCCATGTTCCACCGGCGGTTCTACCCCGACGACGTCCACGCCTCCGTCCCCTACGTGGCGCCGCTTCCCCTGGGGCTTTACGACCCCCGTTTCGAGAACTTCGTGGACAACGTGGCCGGGACCCCCGAGTGCCGTGACCGGCTCCGTGCCCTCCAGCGCCGCATGCTCTCCAACCATTCCGCCATGGTCCAGCGCCTCCAGAACGCGGCCAACCTCTACGGCGAGAGCTACGGCCGCGTCGGGATCGACACCGCCTTCGAGTACATGGTGATGGAGTACCCCGTCTCCTGGTGGCAGTACGGGCCGAACGACTGCGTCAGCCTCCCGACCGAGACCAGTTCCCTCGACACGCTCTTCAACAGCCTGATCAACACCGTGGGTTTCCTCTACTCGGACTCGGACCTCGAGTACTTCGAACCCTTCTATTACCAGGCCCTCACCGAGTTCGGATATTACAGCTTCAACACCGATGCCTTCGACGACCTCCTCCAGTACGCCGTGAACCCCAGCTGGGCGACCTTCGCCCCCCAGGGCGTGCCGATGGTGTACCGGCCGGAGGTGATGCCCGGCATCCAGTCCTGGGTCCAGACGGAGGGCGACCGGATGCTCTTCATCTACGGCGGGAACGATCCCTGGACCTCCTACGCCGTGAACCTGACCGGGGCCACCGACGCCCTGAAGCTGACGGAGCCCGGGTTGAACCACGGGACGCACATCGAGGACCTGACGGAGAAACAGCTGGCTTACGACGCCCTGGAACGCTGGCTCGGCGTGACCATCGATAAAAGTGTCCCCCCTAAGACCCTCCGGGCGGCCCGGCGGGAGATGATGCCCCGGCGGGGGTTCATGGGCCCCTTCGGGTCCTCCCTGTTCCCCGCTCCCTGATCTCCGCACCCCATCGGAATCGGTATCGGAATCGGTATCGCTTTCGGTATCGCTGTCGCTATCGGTATCGCTGTCGCTATCGCTATCGGTATCGCTTTCGGTATCGACTACCGTTCCCTCACAAGACGTCGTTTTCCCCGTCCCGTCTCGCGGCCCCGCCCGGGTGCTCCTTCCCCGCATCCTTGGAGGCCTTTCCCGCTGGAGGCGTTCCGCGGGGTGATCCTGAGGCCTGGTGCGAGGGCGAGAGCGAGAGCGATGGCGATACCGATAGCGATACCGATACCGAAAGCGATACCGATTCCGATACCGATACCGATACCGATAATTTTGCTGAGGGGGGGACCTCAGGACCAGCGGCCGGGGATGGGAGAACCGCAGCCGGGGCAGGCACCGCCCGACAGTCTGTTTTCGATGACCTTGAAACCCACTCGCCGGACGAGCACCCGACCACACGTCGGGCAAGCCGTGTTGGCCCCCCAGTGGCCGGGGAGGTTGCCCACGTAAGCGTACTTCACCCCTTCGGCCAGGGCCAGGGCCCGGGCGTTCTCGAGGGTGCGCTGGGGGGTCTGCGGGACGTTGGTCATCCGGTAGGCGGGCCAGTACCGGTCGAAGTGGACCGGCGTGTCGGGCCCGAGATTCCGAACCACCCACCGCAGGAAGGTCTGCATTTTCGGCAGGTCATCGCTGACGGTGGGGATGACCAGGACCACCACCTCCAGCCAGGCTCCCGTCGATTTCGCCACCGCCATGGCCTCCAGGACGGTCTTGTACTTCCCGTTGGCGTAGCGCCGGTAATCCGCCTCGGTGAACGCCTTTACGCTGACCGAGAAGGCGTCGACGAGCCCGGCGAGCTTCCGCACGGGGTCCGCGCAGACGTACCCGCCGGAGACCACCGTGGTCCGGAGACCTTTACGATGGGCCAGCCCGGAAACGTCCCGCAGGTACTCCCAGGACATCATGGGTTCGGAGAAGGTGAAACTGATGGCGCGGCACCGGTTCTCCAGTGCCATGGAGACCACTTTCGACGGCGGGGCGTCCACGGTGTCGACCCCTTCCGGGCCGACCTGGGACAGTTGCCAGTTCTGGCAGCCCCTACAGGTCAGGGAACAGCCGGGAGCCGCCACGGCCAGGGCGGAGGCGCCGGGAAGGAAGTGGAAGAGGGGGTTTTTCTCCAGGGGATCCAGGTGCAGGGCGCCGGCCCGGCCGTAGTTGGAGACGTAGAGGACCCCGCCGCGGTTGACGCGCACATGGCAGACACAGGTTTCCCCGTTTTCCACGCGACCCTCGACAGCCTTGGCGGGGTCGCAGGGGCAGAGGGTGCAGAGGACGGCGCCGTCCGGGAGAGGGGACTGGAACTCCGCCCGGCGCCACGTGACGCTCCGGGTCCGGGCCCCGGCGGGGAAGGGAACCGCTGCAGACGAAACGTTCCCCGGCAGGGCCAGGGTGCAGCCGGCGCCCAGGGCGGCCCAGGAGGCCTTCTTCAGAAAGTCTCGCCGATCGCAGGCCATGGGGTCATCTCCCGGGGCAGAGGCGGTGGAAGCGTCGCAGGATGAGGGGAATCATGGGAGTCATGGGAGTCATGGGAATTATGGGATTTATGGGAATCATGGCTCGTGTCTTGTCCTTAAACGAACCGCTCTACGGTTGGGCGTTGTATCGGCTCATTGGCCGTGGTCCGTGAAACCGCGATCCCTAGCGCCGCGCCCGGGTCAGGGGGCCCTCGACGGGGAAACGGGTTTTCAGCAGGACGGCCAGGTTCGGGGCCAGGAGGAACTCCTCGATCCGGTGGTCCAGAGCCCGGCCGCTGGCGGTCCGGGGCGGCAGGGCCAGGCGCCCCGCCATCTCGCTTCGCTTGAGCTGCCAGGTGGTCTCGTCCAGGGAACGGGCTTCGCGGACCGTGGCCTCCACCCGTCCGGCCACGGCCTCGATCTCGGCCGGGGTTGCCCCCATGCGGCGGAGATGCACGGCGATGCGCTCCTTCAGCTTGGCGGTGAAACGGGGGACCGCCCGGTCGGGAAGGTTTCTCGACCGGTCCAGCGCCCGCTCCAGGCTCGTGTTGTCACCCACCTGCCCGACCCGCTCCGGGTTTGTCAGACTCCGGGCTGGCACCACGCAGGGAACGAAGTCGGCGATCACGGAGCCCTGGTTTGGTGTCAGGATGGCCTTCATCTCCTCGAGACACGCTTCGTCGATCTCATGCCGCGCATTGACGATGTCCCAGCGCTCCCGTGCATACTCCCACAGGATGCCCATCCGCTCGCGCAGGGCCGGCGAGCCCCCGGCCAGCGACCGGTCCAGGTCCCGGAGGTTGGGCAGGAGTCGCCGGGCCAGGTCGGCCATCTCCTTCCGGGCGTTTTCCCGTGCGGTGGCGGCTTTCTCGATGAGCGGCAGCATTTTCGCCGCCTGTTCCGGCGTCAGGTAGAGGGCGTTCACCAGGTTGAGCACCCGGATGTCTTCGATGCACGATCGCAGGGCGGGCGGTTCGTCGTAGAACGGGACCGGGACCTCCCGGCCTTCCAGCGCGCCCAGGGCGCCGGGGCCGACCAGGAGGGAGACCGCCGGGTGCGCGCCACCCTTGCCCGGTGTGGAAGCAGCCCTCGGGCCACGCCCGGAAAAACGCCGCTCCTTCAGCCGAGCCTGCTGATCGCGGTCGAGAAGAGCGAGGACGGCCTTCTCCAGGGCGTCTTCGGCATCTTCGAACTGGTCTGTCAGCCTCTTGAAGGGGGCCTCGGCTTGCCGGACCGCCGCCTTGACCTCCTCGGGGACGCCGTTGTTCGCCAGGACGGCGGACCGGAGGCGGCTCATGGCGTCCATGACCGCCTTCTCGGCTTCCAGGCGGGCGTCCACGATGGCCTGCTGCCGGGCGAGACGTTCCCGGGCGAGGCCGATGAGCAACTGTTGCTGGGCGGCGGTCAGGTCCAGGCTTCGCAGGGCCTGGCGGGACTCGATGCGCTCCCTCAGCGCCAGGCACTCCCGCTCCTCCGGGGAAAGGCCGGCGAGAAGCCCGGGGGGGAGGGCGAACAGGGGGGGCCACAGGATCAGGAACACCGTGATGTACAGCCAGCACGTCCGCATGGACAACCTCCCCGCCGGGTCTCGACCGTTGAACCCGGCCTGCAGAAAAAGGTTTCATCTTCCCGGATTCTCCGCCACCCTTCCTCTCCTCCACTGCGAACGATCGTCCGATCGCGTGCCCCTGATGATAACCGCTTCGGGACGATCGTGCAACGGGATGGGGAACCGAAACGAAATCGCGCCGGTTTCGTAAGAAGTGATGAGAATCCGTGGAGGTTGGCAATGCCCAAAATGGCCTGCAACGAGTCGAAGGATTGCAGCATCAGGAATCTCTTCATATTGAGGTGTTTCCTGCTGCTGCTCGCGCTCGGGGCCCCGTGGGGGGGTGCCCCCGCACAGCGCATCGAGCCGAAGAAGGACGCGTGGCGGTTCCTGGAAGAGGACGTCGGCGCCTGGCTGGAAAAGGCCGAGACCGCCTCCCGGAAGGGGGACATGCGTGAGGCCGTGGCCTGCTACCTGACCTACCTCCGCCGGAATGCGCGGGACGCACTGGCTCTCTACAACCTCGCCTGCTGCTACGCCCAATTGAGCGACGCGGACGCCGCCGCGGCCCTGCTGCTGCGCGCGGTGGACGCGGGGTTTGCGGATGTCGAACACCTCCGGAAGGACCCCGATTTCGACCCGGTCCGCCGGTCGGCCGCTTTCCAGGCAGCCGAGCGACGGGCCGCCGCCTTCGTGGAGGCGACCGGCGCGCTGATGTATGTCGAGGCTCCGCGGATGATGCGCTGCCGTTATCGCCTGCCGGCGGGATTCGACCCGCAGAAGGCCTGCCCGCTCGTCATCGGGTTGCACGGCAACGGGGGTACGGCCGAGTTTTTCCTGCCGGTCCTGTCTCCCGAGGCCTTCCCGGGAATGATCTGCGCCGCCCCCGAGGGGCCCTACCCGCGGTGGGACCTGGCCGTCCTCCCGGGACGCCCCGGAAGCTGGTTCCTGGAGGGGTCCAATTCCTCCCTGTGGCCCCGACTGGACCCGCCCACGGCCGCTTACGTCCTGAACGTCATCGACGCCTTCTCCCGCCAGTTCAAGATCTCAAGCGTCTACCTCCTGGGATTCTCGCAGGGCGTGGGTGCCGCCTTCTTCACGGCCATCCGGAACCCCGGGCGCGTCGGCGGGGTGCTGGCTTTCAGCGGCCGCTTTCCTCGGGAAATCCTGACAGAGTCAGAGGTTGCCAACGCCAAGACCCTGGGGATTTTCTGGGCACAGGGGAGGAACGACCTTGCCATCGATCCGGGCAAGGCCCGCGAATCAAGGGAATGGCTCAAGGCGCAGGGTTACGCCATCGAGTACCGGGAGTTCGACGGCGGCCACCTCATGCCGCCGGACCTCGTCCGCCAGGCCGGCGATTGGATCCGGAACCGGCTTAAGACCG
It encodes the following:
- the amrS gene encoding AmmeMemoRadiSam system radical SAM enzyme yields the protein MACDRRDFLKKASWAALGAGCTLALPGNVSSAAVPFPAGARTRSVTWRRAEFQSPLPDGAVLCTLCPCDPAKAVEGRVENGETCVCHVRVNRGGVLYVSNYGRAGALHLDPLEKNPLFHFLPGASALAVAAPGCSLTCRGCQNWQLSQVGPEGVDTVDAPPSKVVSMALENRCRAISFTFSEPMMSWEYLRDVSGLAHRKGLRTTVVSGGYVCADPVRKLAGLVDAFSVSVKAFTEADYRRYANGKYKTVLEAMAVAKSTGAWLEVVVLVIPTVSDDLPKMQTFLRWVVRNLGPDTPVHFDRYWPAYRMTNVPQTPQRTLENARALALAEGVKYAYVGNLPGHWGANTACPTCGRVLVRRVGFKVIENRLSGGACPGCGSPIPGRWS